The genomic region ATTCGGAATCTTTTCACGGTATTCCTTACATCTCCAAGATCCCATTGCTCGGCCGGTGGCTTTTCAGCCACAAGAAAGTTACCAAGGACAAAGTCGATCTACTCGTTTTCATAACTCCTCACCTCATTCCATGAACGTATGCATCGAGGAGAGCATCAGGCATGGAAACGAATCGTGAGCTTCCATGGAAGTGCTCTCAGAGGGACTCCTTGCGGCGCATGGATTCTGCAGAGTTGTCCTGGAGCGGGTGGACGTGATGTTCATGGAAGCCATGCGCGTTGATTGGCCGCCTCAGGAGTGATGGAGTCCGAGATGGAAGGAGCAGAGAGAAGAAAGAAGATTCTTGTTGTCGATGATGAACTTGACCTGACCAAGATTCTCAGGATCAGCCTTGAAGCACAGGGCTTTGAAGTCATCGTTGCGAGCGACGGACAAAACGGCCTTGCAAAGGCGAGAGAAGAGAAACCGGATCTGATAATCCTCGATCTGATGCTTCCCAGGATAGACGGTTATAGAGTATGCAGGCTTCTCAAGTTCGATGAACGTTTTCGCAATATCCCGATCATCATGCTTACCGCAAGAATCCAGGAAACGGACAAGAAGCTGAGCCTTGAGATGGGTGCCGATTCATTCATCCCCAAGCCCTACGACTTCGCAAGACTTACGGAGACGGTGGGTATCCTTCTCTCAGCTCCCTCGAAAGTCTCCGAAACAAGATAACCCAGCGGCTGAGTTTCGCCTTCCAACCACGCACTCGAGACACAACGGGATAAAATCCAAACCGTTTTCCCTTGCTTGACTCTGTACGGGCATTGTCTTACCATGCCGGAGAAAGCCGAGATTGGCGGTCTGGCTCCTTCAATTCCGCATATTCTTGCTCGAGGGCGCAGCGACTTTTCAAGAAACGGAGAGGATACTGCACATGGATAAACTCTCGAAGATAGACTACAGAGAGAACGTTCTCAATGCTGTCGGGAATACGCCTCTGGTCAAGCTTAGCTCTGTGGCGAAGGGCTGCTCAGGGATTGTGCTGGCCAAGCTCGAGTCCATGAATCCTGGGGGAAGTGTAAAAGACAGAATAGGCGCAATAATCGTCGAAAATGCCGAGAAACAGGGCCTGATAAAGCCTGGAGGCACTATTGTTGAATCGACTTCCGGGAACACCGGAGTAGGTCTTGCGATGGTTGCCGCGGTAAAAGGATACAAGGCCATTTTCACGATGCCTGACAAGATGAGCCGCGAGAAAATAAATCTTCTGAAGGCATACGGTGCAGAGGTAGTGGTCACTCCGACAGCAGTGCCTCCGGATTCGCCGGAGAGCTTCTACGAGGTCGCAAAG from Candidatus Eisenbacteria bacterium harbors:
- a CDS encoding response regulator is translated as MEGAERRKKILVVDDELDLTKILRISLEAQGFEVIVASDGQNGLAKAREEKPDLIILDLMLPRIDGYRVCRLLKFDERFRNIPIIMLTARIQETDKKLSLEMGADSFIPKPYDFARLTETVGILLSAPSKVSETR